In the genome of Bacillus sp. S3, one region contains:
- a CDS encoding DUF956 family protein, producing the protein MVQSINTKVDLVIDATSHMGISDYGKIMIGDKGFEFFNNRDARKFIQIPWVEVEYVIASVMFKGKWIPRYTIQTKRNGKYTFSSKEQKKVLRTIREYVDPNQMVQSLSFFDVIKRGLKSKFKK; encoded by the coding sequence ATGGTCCAATCAATCAATACAAAAGTCGATTTAGTTATTGATGCAACCTCACATATGGGAATTTCAGACTATGGCAAAATAATGATTGGAGACAAAGGATTTGAATTCTTCAATAATCGTGATGCTCGTAAGTTTATTCAAATTCCATGGGTAGAAGTTGAGTACGTGATCGCTTCCGTCATGTTCAAAGGGAAATGGATCCCACGGTATACTATCCAAACTAAGCGGAATGGGAAGTATACATTTTCTTCAAAAGAGCAGAAAAAAGTTTTGCGAACCATTCGTGAATACGTTGATCCGAATCAGATGGTCCAGTCATTAAGTTTCTTTGATGTTATCAAACGAGGCTTGAAGAGTAAATTTAAAAAGTAA
- a CDS encoding anaerobic sulfatase maturase has product MSTGCLTTANRNISVMWKTVSEDCNLACEYCYYSTCGGKPGKKINRIDSIVLEKFIKEYMERSKGAATFAWQGGEPLLAGLDFFEEVVMLQAKYAPKNTMISNSLQTNGTLITDKWASFFKKYNFLIGVSLDGPREVHDAKRVDSRGQGSFDRVMRGIDSLRKHQVDFNILTVVHKGNVTKATEMLRFYEDEGFHFVQFIPCMDFRSQEINKPGVYDITPKEYGDFLCEAFDYWYNNGETRSSIRFFDEMLNVYVNREPGLCIHRAACPQTIILEQNGDAFPCDFFIHPDWKIGNVGIHSIDEILAHPLYDKFLSMKPNLPEPCKTCEWKKLCHGGCPRNRKWGPDLATSEVDYFCSSYKQIYSYADERMKQLGDGVRATLYEQNLTRFYNGKTPSRNAPCPCGSGKKLKQCCG; this is encoded by the coding sequence ATGAGTACTGGCTGCCTGACAACAGCGAACCGCAATATTAGTGTGATGTGGAAGACGGTTTCAGAAGATTGTAATTTAGCATGCGAGTATTGTTATTACAGTACTTGCGGTGGAAAGCCTGGGAAGAAAATTAATCGCATTGACTCTATTGTTTTGGAAAAATTCATCAAAGAATACATGGAGCGCTCGAAAGGGGCTGCCACCTTTGCCTGGCAGGGAGGCGAACCGCTTTTAGCCGGCCTTGATTTTTTCGAGGAAGTCGTGATGCTTCAGGCAAAATATGCACCAAAAAACACGATGATCAGCAACTCGCTGCAGACGAATGGTACCCTTATTACTGATAAATGGGCAAGTTTTTTTAAGAAATATAACTTCTTAATCGGGGTAAGCCTTGATGGGCCGAGAGAGGTTCATGATGCTAAAAGGGTGGACTCCCGCGGGCAAGGCAGTTTTGACAGGGTAATGCGGGGAATTGATTCTCTTCGCAAGCATCAAGTTGATTTCAACATTCTTACAGTTGTTCATAAGGGGAATGTGACCAAAGCCACTGAGATGTTGCGCTTTTATGAGGATGAGGGGTTTCACTTTGTCCAGTTTATCCCTTGTATGGACTTTCGCTCGCAGGAAATTAACAAGCCTGGTGTGTATGACATCACACCGAAGGAATACGGAGATTTTCTCTGTGAGGCGTTTGACTATTGGTACAATAATGGAGAGACACGGTCATCCATCCGCTTTTTCGATGAAATGCTGAATGTATATGTGAACCGGGAGCCAGGATTATGTATCCATCGCGCGGCCTGTCCGCAGACGATTATATTAGAACAAAATGGCGATGCTTTTCCCTGTGATTTTTTCATTCATCCAGATTGGAAGATTGGTAATGTTGGTATACATTCGATTGATGAGATTTTGGCGCACCCTTTATACGATAAATTTTTGAGTATGAAGCCGAATCTGCCTGAACCTTGTAAAACCTGCGAATGGAAGAAGCTTTGCCATGGCGGCTGCCCGCGGAACAGGAAGTGGGGCCCTGACCTTGCAACATCAGAGGTTGATTATTTCTGCTCCAGCTACAAACAAATATACAGCTACGCCGACGAACGCATGAAACAGCTGGGCGACGGTGTTAGAGCCACATTGTATGAACAGAATCTTACACGCTTTTACAACGGAAAGACACCAAGTCGCAACGCTCCATGCCCATGTGGCAGCGGAAAAAAATTAAAACAATGCTGTGGATGA